A window from Micromonospora profundi encodes these proteins:
- a CDS encoding non-ribosomal peptide synthetase encodes MTTVATTDAPDEPVFARSPLPPAERERILHHLNPYRRPDIGSTTMAQPFEEQVRRTPDAEAVVSEDASLTYAALNTRANQLAWLLRSAGARPGTFVAVSMERSVDLMVALYAVAKSGAAYVPIDPELPDARMAFMLEDSAPVAVLVDRTTRPRVPEGSGLVLAVDQDGERWATEPTHDLPPEPGNHLIHMLYTSGTTGRPKAVAYPVDGALADTYWLHSRYPYGPGDTVLLKTSYGFDVSIWEIFWPLYCGARVAICPPGAHRDPVRLRDFIDQHQVTGMFMVPTMMQPFYDHTSRGSCPSLRRVFCGGEPVTPRVRDGFHERFDAELVNCCGPTELGCVAETVLAVEPNAPVMIGSPPEHRRVYILDDNLEPTPIGVAGELFVGGEVGIAQGYHRRPALSAERFLADPFTDQPGARMYRTGDLCRYREDGVLEHLGRIGRQVKVRGVRIELAEIEAVLAEHDDVSQCVVTVVPDRDAEIAAFVTAAPGRSVSAAALLSHAATLLPTAMHPSTVTVVSQIPTFVHGKVDISALLSQIDRTGGADTLPLVPPANAIEEQVAGIFCEILGRDAVSVTESFFALGGHSLLVFKLIELCTTQFQVDLSVRDVLANLTVRDLAGTIARLSPSEATP; translated from the coding sequence GAGGAGCAGGTCCGGCGCACGCCCGACGCCGAGGCGGTGGTCAGCGAGGACGCGAGCCTGACGTACGCCGCGCTCAACACCCGGGCGAACCAGCTCGCCTGGCTGCTGCGCTCGGCCGGGGCCCGTCCGGGCACGTTCGTGGCCGTGAGCATGGAACGCAGCGTGGACCTCATGGTGGCGCTGTACGCGGTGGCGAAGAGCGGGGCCGCGTACGTACCGATCGACCCCGAGCTGCCCGATGCCCGGATGGCCTTCATGCTTGAGGACTCGGCCCCGGTGGCCGTCCTCGTGGACCGTACGACCCGGCCGCGCGTGCCCGAGGGCTCCGGGCTGGTGCTGGCTGTCGACCAGGACGGCGAGCGCTGGGCCACCGAACCGACCCACGACCTTCCGCCCGAGCCCGGCAACCACCTGATCCACATGCTCTACACATCGGGTACGACGGGCCGTCCCAAGGCCGTGGCGTACCCGGTCGACGGCGCCCTTGCCGACACCTACTGGCTGCACAGCCGGTACCCGTACGGGCCGGGAGACACCGTCCTGCTCAAGACGTCGTACGGCTTCGACGTGTCGATCTGGGAGATCTTCTGGCCGCTCTACTGCGGTGCGCGGGTCGCCATCTGCCCGCCCGGGGCGCACCGGGATCCCGTACGGTTGCGCGACTTCATCGACCAGCACCAGGTGACCGGCATGTTCATGGTCCCGACGATGATGCAGCCGTTCTACGACCACACGTCGCGCGGCAGTTGCCCCTCGCTGCGCCGGGTGTTCTGCGGCGGCGAGCCGGTCACCCCGCGGGTGCGCGACGGCTTCCACGAACGCTTCGACGCCGAGCTCGTCAACTGCTGCGGGCCCACCGAGTTGGGCTGCGTGGCCGAGACCGTACTGGCGGTCGAGCCGAACGCGCCGGTCATGATCGGGTCGCCGCCGGAGCACCGGCGGGTCTACATCCTCGACGACAACCTCGAACCGACCCCGATCGGGGTGGCCGGTGAGCTTTTCGTCGGCGGCGAGGTCGGGATCGCGCAGGGCTACCACCGCCGGCCGGCGCTGAGCGCGGAGCGATTCCTGGCTGACCCGTTCACTGACCAGCCCGGCGCGCGCATGTACCGCACCGGCGACCTCTGCCGCTACCGGGAGGACGGGGTGCTCGAGCACCTCGGCCGGATCGGCCGGCAGGTGAAGGTCCGTGGCGTACGCATCGAGCTGGCCGAGATCGAGGCGGTCCTGGCCGAGCACGACGACGTCAGCCAGTGCGTGGTCACTGTCGTGCCCGACCGGGACGCCGAGATCGCCGCCTTCGTCACGGCGGCGCCGGGGCGGTCCGTCTCGGCGGCGGCCCTGCTCTCGCACGCCGCCACGCTGCTGCCCACCGCCATGCACCCGAGCACCGTGACAGTGGTGAGCCAGATCCCGACCTTCGTCCACGGCAAGGTCGACATCTCAGCGCTGCTGAGTCAGATCGACCGCACCGGCGGCGCGGACACCCTGCCGCTGGTGCCGCCGGCGAACGCGATCGAGGAGCAGGTCGCCGGGATCTTCTGCGAGATCCTGGGTCGGGACGCGGTGAGCGTCACGGAGAGCTTCTTCGCCCTCGGTGGACACTCTCTGCTGGTCTTCAAGCTCATCGAGCTGTGCACCACACAGTTCCAGGTCGACCTGTCGGTGAGGGACGTGCTCGCGAACCTGACGGTCCGCGACCTGGCCGGCACCATCGCACGTCTGAGCCCATCGGAGGCGACACCATGA